One window from the genome of Sandaracinaceae bacterium encodes:
- a CDS encoding heavy metal translocating P-type ATPase: MPASTGPAESEGEVCLLPIAGMNCASCVRRVERALSDVDGVSQAAVNFATERATVTYDPARTDPAALARAVEAAGYSVPVARQETPTERADEGEAAEERERKALYRDFFVAMTLTIPLLVLGMSHGAIPGADGPLGRALQLVLASVVVLGPGRRFFRLAWIAAKHRTSDMNTLVAMGTGAAFAYSFVAVVAPQLFPHAEHGAVPHVYFEAAGAILTFVLLGKVLEGRAKKRLSDAVRGLVALQPSSARRLGREGVEEVPVTALALDDLVLVRPGERLPADGQVMRGSSAVDESMLTGESLPVDKEAGDPVFGGTLNQSGSLTVRVGSLGADSALARIVEAVRQAQGSKAPIARLADVVSAYFVPAVLVVAAITFGVWLFMDPTATGLATAVERFVAVLVIACPCALGLATPAAIAVGTGRGAELGVLVRGGAVLEAASRVDTVLLDKTGTLTEGQPRLTDVIGVEGFDAAELLALVASVESESEHPIARALVQGARDRGARVVSPVGFASRPGLGVEAEVSGRRVRVGTADWLALAGVETADLEAAAEALAAGGRTPSFVAVDGALAGMVAVADRPSASASGVVSALRSMGIDVAMLTGDREGTARAVAAELGIERVIAGVKPEGKAAVVAEERRLGRRVAMVGDGVNDAPALAGADVGVALGSGADVAVAAADIALASGGLAKLPTALRLARATLRTIRQNLFWAFIYNLVGIPIAAGLFYGWTGWLLSPVLASAAMSLSSVSVLLSSLRLRRFAG; the protein is encoded by the coding sequence ATGCCGGCGAGCACAGGGCCCGCCGAGAGCGAGGGCGAGGTCTGCCTCTTGCCGATCGCCGGGATGAACTGCGCGAGCTGTGTGCGCCGCGTGGAGCGCGCCCTGTCGGACGTCGACGGCGTGTCGCAGGCGGCCGTCAACTTCGCGACCGAGCGAGCGACGGTGACCTACGACCCAGCTCGCACCGACCCCGCGGCGCTGGCCCGCGCGGTCGAGGCCGCCGGCTACTCCGTGCCCGTCGCGCGGCAGGAGACGCCGACGGAGCGCGCCGACGAAGGCGAGGCGGCCGAGGAGCGCGAGCGCAAGGCTCTCTACCGCGACTTCTTCGTGGCCATGACCCTCACGATCCCCCTGCTGGTGCTCGGCATGTCCCACGGCGCGATCCCCGGCGCCGACGGGCCGCTGGGTCGCGCGCTCCAGCTCGTGCTCGCGAGCGTGGTCGTGCTCGGTCCGGGCCGTCGCTTCTTCCGCCTCGCGTGGATCGCGGCGAAGCACCGCACCAGCGACATGAACACGCTGGTGGCCATGGGGACGGGCGCGGCCTTCGCGTACTCGTTCGTCGCGGTGGTCGCGCCGCAGCTCTTCCCGCACGCCGAGCACGGAGCGGTGCCGCACGTGTACTTCGAGGCCGCGGGGGCGATCCTCACCTTCGTCCTCCTCGGCAAGGTGCTCGAAGGGCGCGCCAAGAAGCGCCTCTCCGATGCGGTGCGGGGGCTCGTGGCGCTCCAGCCCTCCTCCGCGCGTCGGCTCGGGCGAGAGGGCGTGGAGGAGGTCCCCGTCACGGCGCTGGCCCTGGACGACCTCGTGCTCGTCAGACCCGGTGAGCGCCTGCCCGCGGACGGTCAGGTGATGCGGGGGAGCTCCGCCGTCGACGAGTCGATGCTGACCGGGGAGAGTCTGCCCGTCGACAAGGAGGCGGGCGATCCGGTGTTCGGCGGCACGCTCAACCAGAGCGGCTCCCTCACGGTCCGCGTGGGCTCGCTCGGCGCGGACAGCGCCCTCGCCCGCATCGTCGAGGCCGTGCGCCAGGCGCAGGGGTCGAAGGCTCCGATCGCGCGTCTAGCCGACGTGGTGAGCGCGTACTTCGTGCCCGCGGTCCTCGTCGTCGCCGCCATCACCTTCGGCGTCTGGCTCTTCATGGACCCGACGGCCACCGGCCTCGCGACGGCCGTCGAGCGCTTCGTGGCCGTGCTCGTGATCGCCTGCCCCTGCGCGCTCGGGCTGGCCACGCCCGCCGCCATCGCGGTCGGGACCGGCCGCGGCGCGGAGCTGGGGGTGCTGGTGCGCGGCGGCGCGGTGCTCGAGGCGGCCAGCCGCGTGGACACCGTGCTCCTCGACAAGACGGGCACCCTCACCGAGGGCCAACCCCGCCTGACGGACGTCATCGGCGTGGAGGGGTTCGACGCGGCCGAGCTGCTCGCGCTGGTCGCCTCCGTGGAGAGCGAGAGCGAGCACCCCATCGCGCGGGCGCTCGTGCAAGGTGCGAGGGATCGTGGCGCCCGCGTCGTCAGCCCGGTCGGGTTCGCGAGCCGCCCGGGCCTCGGGGTCGAAGCCGAGGTGAGCGGCCGCCGGGTGCGGGTGGGCACCGCCGACTGGCTCGCCCTCGCGGGCGTCGAAACGGCCGACCTCGAGGCGGCCGCCGAAGCGCTCGCGGCCGGTGGGCGCACCCCGTCCTTCGTCGCCGTGGACGGCGCGCTCGCGGGCATGGTCGCGGTCGCGGACCGACCCAGCGCGAGCGCCAGCGGTGTGGTGTCCGCCCTCCGGTCCATGGGCATCGACGTCGCGATGCTCACCGGGGACCGAGAGGGGACCGCGCGCGCGGTCGCGGCGGAGCTCGGCATCGAGCGTGTGATCGCCGGGGTGAAGCCCGAAGGCAAGGCGGCCGTGGTCGCCGAGGAGCGAAGGCTCGGCCGGCGGGTCGCGATGGTGGGGGACGGCGTCAATGACGCCCCCGCGCTCGCCGGGGCCGACGTCGGCGTCGCGCTCGGCTCGGGCGCGGACGTCGCGGTCGCGGCCGCCGACATCGCGCTCGCGAGCGGCGGCCTGGCCAAGCTCCCCACCGCGCTCCGCCTGGCGCGCGCCACCCTGCGCACCATCCGCCAGAACCTGTTCTGGGCCTTCATCTACAACCTGGTCGGGATCCCGATCGCGGCCGGCCTCTTCTACGGGTGGACGGGCTGGCTGCTCTCCCCCGTGCTCGCGAGCGCCGCCATGTCGCTCTCGAGTGTCTCCGTCCTCCTCAGCTCGCTCCGGCTCCGGCGGTTCGCGGGATGA
- a CDS encoding copper oxidase encodes MDRRSLLRWGGVAAGAALLTRAAPASAQETALLPPSRPRGGPAVMVTPGQPAVVTPDGATLPWTTRDGVKVGHLVAEELEHEFAPGMRARVWGYNGGTPGPTIEAVEGDRVRIYVTNRLPEPTTVHWHGLILPNGMDGVAGLNQAPIPRGETWVYEFDLRHAGTFMYHSHYDEMTQIALGMAGMFIVHPRRPRGPRVDRDFALMTHEWRLEVGARRPDPNAMSDFNVLTFNGKSFPGTEPLLVGTGERVRIRLGNLSPMDHHPIHIHGLSFVMTATDGGYVSPSAQIPETTVLVPVGSTRVIEMVPTEPGDWAMHCHMTHHVMTQMGHGMPNMVGADTRRLDRRMRRIAPGYMSMGARGMGGMGEMEMPVPPNSLPMRGGEGPFSYIDMGGMFTVLKVRDEPERADPGAWYQHPAGTVPARADAARLRADGISVPDA; translated from the coding sequence ATGGATCGACGATCACTGCTTCGATGGGGCGGCGTGGCGGCCGGAGCGGCGCTGTTGACGCGGGCGGCGCCGGCGAGCGCGCAGGAGACGGCGCTCCTCCCGCCCTCGCGACCGCGCGGCGGCCCGGCGGTCATGGTCACCCCCGGCCAGCCCGCGGTGGTCACGCCCGACGGCGCGACCCTGCCCTGGACGACGCGAGACGGCGTCAAGGTGGGTCACCTGGTCGCCGAGGAGCTCGAGCACGAATTCGCGCCGGGCATGCGAGCGCGTGTCTGGGGCTACAACGGCGGCACGCCGGGCCCGACGATCGAGGCCGTCGAGGGGGATCGCGTCCGGATCTACGTGACCAACCGGCTGCCCGAGCCGACGACCGTGCACTGGCACGGGCTGATCCTGCCCAACGGCATGGACGGCGTGGCCGGCCTCAATCAGGCGCCGATCCCCCGCGGGGAGACGTGGGTCTACGAGTTCGACCTGCGGCACGCCGGCACGTTCATGTACCACTCGCATTACGACGAGATGACGCAGATCGCGCTCGGCATGGCGGGCATGTTCATCGTGCATCCGCGCCGACCGCGTGGTCCGCGGGTCGATCGCGACTTCGCGCTCATGACGCACGAGTGGAGGCTCGAGGTGGGCGCCCGTCGGCCGGATCCGAACGCGATGAGCGACTTCAACGTGCTGACCTTCAACGGCAAGTCCTTCCCGGGGACCGAGCCGCTGCTCGTGGGCACCGGGGAGCGGGTGCGCATCCGGCTCGGGAACCTGAGCCCGATGGATCATCACCCGATCCACATCCACGGGCTCAGCTTCGTGATGACCGCCACCGACGGAGGCTACGTGTCCCCGAGCGCGCAGATCCCGGAGACCACGGTCCTCGTGCCCGTCGGCTCGACGCGCGTGATCGAGATGGTGCCGACGGAGCCCGGAGACTGGGCGATGCACTGCCACATGACGCACCACGTGATGACGCAGATGGGTCACGGCATGCCCAACATGGTCGGCGCGGACACCCGGCGTCTGGACCGCCGCATGCGCCGGATCGCGCCCGGCTACATGTCGATGGGGGCGCGCGGAATGGGCGGCATGGGCGAGATGGAGATGCCGGTGCCCCCGAACAGCCTGCCGATGCGGGGCGGCGAGGGGCCGTTCTCGTACATCGACATGGGCGGCATGTTCACCGTGCTGAAGGTGCGCGACGAGCCCGAGCGCGCCGACCCTGGCGCCTGGTACCAGCACCCCGCGGGGACCGTCCCGGCGCGTGCGGACGCGGCGCGCCTTCGCGCGGACGGCATCTCGGTCCCCGACGCGTAA
- a CDS encoding TolC family protein — protein sequence MGAELRLVALVGLLTGCVPSLRSDLSRIEQLTAQRLPREVLGEVDLGEPADVSRALREPLTVDGAVRLALANNRELRASLRDLGVERGLLAQAHLLPNPEVEIDLRRQEDAGQPLQVELYVEYPITHALLTPMRVEAAGHDLEAARHRAAGRVLQLAYEARAAYLAAQAAEQSLAVAQRSLEALAAARDAAQMLYEAGNTAALDVATQVAAYEEARAVVAQIELERASTRERLARALGLHGAGLELTMAGTLPDVPPGDELPETLEREALTASLELAETRSRLAALAQRVGLSRTEGWLPEISVDVHAEQDGETWEYGGGASLSIPLFDRREGETAAFQARFDALTERYLGAAVDVRSAAREARNRLTSARLRATHYADVIVPARGVVLEQTLLQYDAMQVGVFELLAALRAQLSAELEGIAARRDYWTARAALDALLRGQRVSFTGGTSATLASDPGTEGGH from the coding sequence ATGGGCGCTGAGCTCCGACTGGTGGCGCTCGTGGGGCTCCTGACCGGGTGCGTGCCCTCGCTCCGCTCCGATCTGAGCCGCATCGAGCAGCTCACGGCGCAGCGCCTCCCGCGCGAGGTGCTCGGCGAGGTGGACCTCGGTGAGCCTGCCGACGTGTCGCGAGCCCTGCGCGAGCCTCTGACCGTGGACGGCGCCGTTCGGCTCGCGCTGGCGAACAACCGCGAGCTCCGCGCCTCGCTCCGGGATCTCGGCGTGGAGCGCGGGCTGCTGGCCCAGGCACACCTGCTGCCGAACCCGGAGGTCGAGATCGATCTGCGTCGCCAGGAGGATGCCGGCCAGCCGCTGCAGGTGGAGCTCTATGTCGAGTATCCAATCACGCACGCATTGTTGACGCCGATGAGGGTCGAGGCGGCCGGGCACGACCTGGAGGCGGCGCGGCATCGCGCGGCCGGGCGTGTCCTGCAGCTCGCCTACGAGGCGCGGGCCGCGTATCTGGCCGCGCAAGCGGCGGAGCAGTCCCTCGCCGTCGCCCAGCGCTCGCTCGAGGCCCTCGCCGCCGCTCGCGACGCCGCGCAGATGCTCTACGAAGCGGGCAACACCGCGGCGCTGGACGTCGCGACGCAAGTGGCGGCGTACGAAGAGGCGCGGGCCGTCGTGGCGCAGATCGAGCTCGAGCGCGCCTCGACCCGCGAGCGATTGGCCCGCGCGCTGGGGCTGCACGGCGCCGGGCTCGAGCTGACGATGGCGGGCACGCTGCCGGACGTCCCCCCGGGCGACGAGCTGCCAGAGACGCTGGAGCGCGAAGCGCTGACGGCGAGCCTCGAGCTCGCCGAGACCCGCAGCCGGTTGGCCGCGCTGGCGCAGAGGGTGGGGCTCTCGCGGACGGAGGGCTGGTTGCCCGAGATCAGCGTGGACGTGCACGCCGAGCAGGACGGAGAGACCTGGGAGTACGGCGGCGGCGCGAGCCTGTCCATTCCCCTCTTCGACCGTCGCGAGGGGGAGACCGCCGCGTTCCAGGCGCGCTTCGACGCCCTGACGGAGCGGTATCTGGGCGCCGCCGTCGACGTCCGCTCGGCGGCGCGCGAGGCGCGGAACCGGCTGACGAGCGCGCGACTCCGGGCGACGCATTACGCGGACGTCATCGTGCCCGCGCGCGGCGTCGTACTGGAGCAAACCTTGCTCCAGTACGACGCCATGCAGGTCGGCGTCTTCGAGCTCCTCGCCGCGCTCCGCGCGCAGCTCTCGGCCGAGCTCGAGGGGATCGCCGCGCGGCGAGACTACTGGACGGCGCGGGCCGCGCTCGACGCGCTCCTGCGCGGGCAGAGGGTGAGCTTCACCGGGGGCACGAGCGCGACGCTCGCGAGCGACCCGGGCACGGAAGGAGGGCACTGA
- a CDS encoding MerC family mercury resistance protein, giving the protein MPKVELLVDPECPNVEAAQRALSAALLRVGLPAVWSELRVGGRDLPAHARGHGSPSVFVDGVEISGAAPGHGNSCRVYAGEDGLSGVPRVEDIERALRGARPPRARRALAAAPALGLALLPKVACPACWPLYAGVLGSLGLGFLMQTTYLLPLVSLALLVALAALAIGARARRGFGPLAVGVLGAATVLPGKFLWGSDLATYGGVTLIAVASLWNAWPRRRVSPCCEATASFP; this is encoded by the coding sequence ATGCCGAAGGTAGAGCTGCTCGTCGATCCCGAGTGCCCGAACGTCGAGGCCGCGCAGCGCGCCCTCTCCGCCGCCCTGCTCCGCGTGGGTCTTCCGGCCGTGTGGTCGGAGCTCCGTGTGGGCGGGAGGGACCTGCCGGCCCACGCGCGCGGCCACGGCTCACCGAGCGTCTTCGTCGACGGCGTGGAGATCTCGGGCGCCGCTCCGGGACACGGCAACAGCTGCCGCGTCTACGCGGGCGAGGATGGGCTCTCCGGGGTGCCTCGAGTCGAGGACATCGAGCGCGCCCTGCGTGGGGCCCGCCCGCCTCGGGCCCGCCGCGCCCTGGCCGCCGCGCCCGCGCTCGGGCTCGCGCTGCTCCCCAAGGTGGCCTGCCCCGCCTGCTGGCCCCTCTACGCGGGCGTCCTCGGGTCGCTCGGCCTGGGCTTCCTGATGCAGACCACCTACCTGCTGCCGCTCGTGTCGCTCGCGCTCCTCGTGGCGCTCGCGGCGCTCGCCATCGGCGCACGCGCGCGCCGCGGCTTCGGCCCTCTCGCCGTCGGCGTGCTGGGCGCGGCGACGGTGCTGCCGGGCAAGTTCCTCTGGGGCTCCGATCTGGCGACGTACGGTGGCGTGACCCTCATCGCGGTGGCCTCGCTGTGGAACGCGTGGCCCCGTCGCCGGGTCAGCCCTTGCTGTGAGGCGACCGCCTCGTTTCCCTGA
- a CDS encoding MerR family transcriptional regulator, whose translation MRIKEAAEKAGVGVETLRYYERRGLLDAPPRTGAGYRSYDAEAVRVVRFIKGAQELGFTLKEVAELLALREGGTCSEARAAAELKLEDVGRKIERLRAIRAALQELVSTCTGTGSTRSCPILEAMEGQE comes from the coding sequence ATGCGCATCAAGGAGGCCGCCGAGAAGGCCGGCGTCGGCGTGGAGACCCTGCGCTACTACGAGCGGCGTGGCCTGCTGGACGCGCCCCCTCGGACGGGAGCTGGCTACAGGAGCTACGACGCCGAGGCCGTGCGAGTCGTGCGCTTCATCAAGGGGGCCCAGGAGCTCGGCTTCACGCTGAAGGAGGTCGCGGAGCTCCTCGCGCTCCGGGAGGGCGGCACGTGCTCGGAGGCGCGGGCCGCGGCCGAGCTGAAGCTCGAAGACGTCGGCCGCAAGATCGAGCGGCTCCGCGCCATTCGCGCGGCGCTCCAGGAGCTCGTGAGCACGTGCACGGGGACGGGCAGCACGCGCAGCTGCCCCATCCTCGAGGCGATGGAGGGGCAGGAGTGA
- a CDS encoding multicopper oxidase family protein, translated as MSRLAALLPILLVACAEPTAGPDAGGDASTEPAWSAPALIGPEASLEDTNPDPDVVEVSLRAEMVEVDLGDGTTRPMLGYNGMVPGPVLQAKVGDEVIVHFENHTWDATTVHWHGLRISDEMDGSPRIQEPVAAEGGTFTYRFVVPEAGTFWYHPHVRTNEQLELGLVGTLIVHDREDPVFDAERMIVLDDVLIDPATDQIAPFLRFHPELVHGRSGNVLLTDGQVSPGPERTARPGQIERWRIVNTANARTMSLSLSGATMRVIATDGGRIAEPFETDRLELPVGQRYELEVRYGAAGTVALQSHVLVVNDAGDVVEQAIPVYVVDVDGEAVEPRELVWPELATPEPRTVDREVEMSFDAINDPEEGILWRINGEAHRMEPLFTFGQGETVRITLANLAGQEHPFHLHGQFFEVPGRPGLYDTVLVGGSETVEIIAHLDNPGRWMAHCHILEHAELGMMSEIVVDPR; from the coding sequence ATGTCGCGTCTCGCCGCTCTCTTGCCCATCCTTCTCGTCGCCTGCGCCGAGCCCACCGCCGGACCCGACGCGGGTGGAGACGCCTCGACGGAGCCCGCCTGGAGCGCGCCCGCCCTCATCGGACCCGAGGCGTCGCTCGAGGACACGAACCCGGACCCCGACGTGGTCGAGGTCAGCCTGCGGGCCGAGATGGTCGAGGTGGATCTGGGCGATGGGACCACGCGTCCCATGCTCGGCTACAACGGGATGGTCCCGGGGCCGGTCCTGCAGGCGAAGGTGGGCGACGAGGTGATCGTGCACTTCGAGAACCACACGTGGGACGCGACGACCGTGCACTGGCATGGCCTGCGGATCAGCGACGAGATGGACGGCTCGCCCCGCATCCAGGAGCCCGTGGCGGCCGAGGGCGGCACCTTCACCTACCGGTTCGTCGTGCCGGAGGCGGGGACCTTCTGGTACCACCCGCACGTTCGCACCAACGAGCAGCTCGAGCTCGGGCTCGTCGGCACGCTGATCGTGCACGACCGCGAGGATCCGGTCTTCGACGCGGAGCGCATGATCGTGCTCGACGACGTGCTCATCGATCCCGCCACCGACCAGATCGCGCCCTTCCTCCGCTTCCACCCCGAGCTCGTGCACGGCAGGAGCGGCAACGTCCTGCTGACGGACGGGCAGGTGAGCCCCGGCCCGGAGCGGACGGCCCGACCCGGACAGATCGAGCGTTGGCGCATCGTCAACACGGCGAACGCACGTACGATGAGCCTCTCGCTCTCCGGGGCGACGATGCGCGTGATCGCCACCGACGGCGGGCGCATCGCGGAGCCGTTCGAGACGGATCGGCTCGAGCTGCCCGTCGGGCAGCGCTACGAGCTCGAGGTGCGCTACGGCGCCGCTGGCACGGTGGCGCTGCAGAGCCACGTGCTGGTGGTGAACGACGCGGGCGACGTCGTGGAGCAGGCCATCCCGGTCTACGTCGTCGACGTCGACGGGGAGGCCGTGGAGCCGCGCGAGCTGGTCTGGCCGGAGCTCGCCACGCCCGAGCCGCGCACTGTCGATCGCGAGGTGGAGATGAGCTTCGACGCGATCAACGATCCGGAGGAGGGCATCCTCTGGCGCATCAACGGCGAGGCCCACCGCATGGAGCCGCTCTTCACCTTCGGTCAGGGCGAGACGGTCCGGATCACGCTGGCCAACCTCGCGGGCCAGGAGCACCCCTTCCACCTGCACGGCCAGTTCTTCGAGGTCCCGGGCCGCCCGGGGCTCTACGACACGGTGCTCGTCGGCGGCTCCGAGACGGTGGAGATCATCGCCCACCTCGACAACCCGGGCCGCTGGATGGCGCACTGCCACATCCTCGAGCACGCGGAGCTGGGCATGATGAGCGAGATCGTCGTCGACCCGCGCTGA
- a CDS encoding redoxin domain-containing protein, whose amino-acid sequence MLLGAALGCAACSEDPSPAPDPRAEATPESSRSLPSASPAAPSWEALDPPASAGALAPSLTATEDGVLGTWIEPTTDGHRVRFAVLRGDDWSAPRTVTESAEVVANWADFPRAARGGDGSIFVSHLRRSGGASPHAYDLHLARAAGPSDAFEQLGPVHDDATATEHGFVSLVPEGAGVRVFWLDGRAAVRGGPTGIYTATVTDVVSSPESLDDRTCDCCQTDAAVASTGPLVAYRDRGEEEVRDVSVVRRTPEGFSTPTPAHRDGWEIAGCPVNGPAIDAAGERVVTAWFTGADGGSVRVAFSRDGGASFAPPVIVDPDQPPGRVDVALLDDGAVVSWLARTPTGGEARARFVSPDGTLGAASVIADMGAARASGFPVIARDGDRLLVAYRDAAEPPRVHVAALPVSALPRGPAREAESNAPRRLALGDALPDAAVLDEQGARVTLSELAGEAPLVVAFFARWCQPCRDELAQLQRSRARLPSGTRVLAVSLDEGPASRAVATARRWGFEGEVVRDAGAAAALGVPPLPGLFVFDADRRLRGAWTGDRLDEPALLRALRAQAARTGR is encoded by the coding sequence TTGCTCCTCGGGGCCGCGCTCGGCTGCGCCGCGTGCTCCGAGGACCCGTCGCCCGCCCCCGACCCGCGCGCCGAAGCGACCCCCGAGTCATCCCGCTCGCTCCCGTCGGCGTCGCCCGCGGCGCCGTCGTGGGAAGCACTGGACCCTCCCGCCTCCGCGGGCGCCCTGGCGCCCAGCCTCACCGCGACCGAGGACGGCGTGCTCGGCACGTGGATCGAGCCGACCACCGACGGCCACCGCGTCCGCTTCGCCGTCCTGCGCGGTGACGACTGGAGCGCGCCCCGAACCGTGACGGAGTCCGCCGAGGTCGTCGCCAACTGGGCGGACTTCCCGCGCGCGGCGCGCGGCGGAGACGGGTCGATCTTCGTCTCCCACCTGCGCCGTTCGGGCGGCGCCTCGCCTCACGCCTACGACCTCCACCTCGCCCGGGCCGCCGGGCCGAGTGACGCGTTCGAGCAGCTCGGCCCGGTCCATGACGACGCCACCGCGACCGAGCACGGGTTCGTCTCACTCGTGCCCGAGGGCGCGGGCGTCCGGGTCTTCTGGCTCGACGGTCGCGCCGCGGTGCGCGGGGGGCCGACGGGGATCTACACGGCCACCGTCACGGACGTCGTCTCCAGCCCGGAGAGCTTGGATGATCGCACGTGTGATTGTTGTCAGACCGACGCCGCCGTCGCCTCGACGGGCCCCCTGGTCGCGTACCGGGACCGCGGCGAGGAGGAGGTGCGCGACGTGTCCGTGGTGCGGCGGACCCCGGAGGGGTTCTCGACGCCCACGCCAGCCCACCGGGACGGGTGGGAGATCGCCGGCTGCCCCGTGAACGGCCCGGCGATCGACGCGGCGGGGGAGCGCGTCGTCACGGCCTGGTTCACCGGGGCCGACGGAGGCTCGGTGCGCGTGGCGTTCAGCCGGGACGGGGGCGCCTCGTTCGCGCCGCCCGTGATCGTCGACCCCGATCAGCCGCCGGGTCGCGTCGACGTGGCGCTGCTCGACGACGGCGCGGTCGTGAGCTGGCTCGCGCGGACGCCGACCGGCGGTGAGGCGCGCGCACGCTTCGTGTCGCCGGACGGAACGCTCGGCGCCGCCAGCGTCATCGCGGACATGGGCGCGGCCCGCGCGAGCGGCTTCCCCGTGATCGCCCGCGACGGGGACCGGCTGCTCGTCGCGTATCGCGACGCCGCCGAGCCCCCCCGCGTCCACGTCGCCGCGCTGCCCGTGAGCGCGCTGCCTCGCGGTCCCGCGAGGGAGGCGGAGTCCAACGCGCCGCGTCGCCTCGCGCTGGGCGACGCGCTCCCGGACGCGGCGGTGCTGGACGAACAGGGCGCGCGCGTCACGCTGTCCGAGCTGGCCGGTGAGGCGCCTCTGGTCGTCGCGTTCTTCGCGCGTTGGTGTCAGCCGTGCCGCGACGAGCTCGCTCAGCTCCAGCGGAGCCGCGCCCGCCTCCCGAGCGGGACGCGGGTGCTCGCGGTCAGCCTCGACGAGGGGCCCGCGTCTCGCGCCGTCGCGACGGCGCGCCGCTGGGGCTTCGAAGGAGAGGTGGTGCGCGACGCGGGGGCGGCGGCGGCGCTCGGTGTCCCACCGCTGCCCGGCCTCTTCGTGTTCGACGCCGACCGGCGGCTGCGCGGCGCGTGGACCGGCGATCGGCTCGACGAGCCCGCCCTCCTGCGCGCGCTGCGGGCGCAGGCAGCGAGGACCGGTCGCTGA